One part of the Lapillicoccus jejuensis genome encodes these proteins:
- a CDS encoding SIS domain-containing protein, translated as MAGTTTPGAFLAAEVASQPGLWPAVVARLPEVAPDLPAPGARVAVLGCGTSLFMARAYAALREGAGLGETDAYAASEAPLGRPWDHVVLLSRSGTTTEVLDALRVLRDRGVPTTAVVATAGTPIALEADRTVLLTEADEESVVQTRFATSALALLRASTGEDGAAAAADAQAVLDEPEESAVGHLLDAEQTTFVGRGWTVGLAEEAALKLRESTQSWAESYPAMEYRHGPIAIAGPGRVTWALGGVPDGLAEQVAATGGRLEHRDVDPLAELVRVHRLCLALARRRGLDPDRPRHLTRSVVLASS; from the coding sequence ATGGCTGGTACGACGACGCCGGGCGCCTTCCTCGCGGCGGAGGTCGCCAGCCAGCCGGGCCTGTGGCCCGCGGTGGTGGCCCGGCTGCCCGAGGTCGCGCCGGACCTTCCCGCGCCCGGCGCGCGGGTCGCCGTCCTCGGCTGCGGCACCTCGCTGTTCATGGCGCGGGCGTACGCCGCCCTGCGCGAGGGCGCCGGTCTGGGGGAGACCGACGCGTACGCCGCCAGCGAGGCCCCGCTGGGGCGCCCCTGGGACCACGTCGTCCTGCTCTCCCGGTCGGGCACGACCACCGAGGTCCTCGACGCCCTGCGCGTCCTGCGCGACCGGGGGGTGCCGACCACCGCGGTCGTCGCCACCGCGGGCACGCCGATCGCCCTCGAGGCCGACCGGACCGTCCTGCTGACCGAGGCCGACGAGGAGTCGGTCGTGCAGACCCGCTTCGCCACCTCGGCCCTCGCGCTCCTGCGCGCGTCCACCGGCGAGGACGGAGCGGCCGCGGCCGCCGACGCGCAGGCCGTCCTCGACGAGCCCGAGGAGAGCGCGGTCGGGCACCTGCTCGACGCCGAGCAGACGACCTTCGTCGGCCGCGGCTGGACCGTGGGGCTGGCCGAGGAGGCCGCGCTCAAGCTGCGCGAGTCCACCCAGTCGTGGGCCGAGTCGTACCCGGCGATGGAGTACCGCCACGGGCCGATCGCTATCGCCGGACCCGGACGGGTGACCTGGGCGCTGGGCGGGGTCCCGGACGGGCTGGCCGAGCAGGTCGCCGCCACCGGGGGGCGGCTCGAGCACCGCGACGTCGACCCGCTCGCCGAGCTGGTCCGGGTGCACCGGCTGTGCCTGGCCCTCGCCCGGCGGCGTGGTCTCGACCCCGACCGGCCGCGGCACCTGACCCGGTCGGTCGTCCTGGCGTCCTCGTGA
- a CDS encoding 1-phosphofructokinase family hexose kinase, with amino-acid sequence MTLNAALDVTYRVARLRAGTSHRVEEVLERAGGKGVNVAAVLHGSGVPVLATGLLAGEAGRRVRADLDARGVPHRFVDVPGETRRTLTVVEGAGGTGDATALNEPGPVVGPSDAARALDELAAVLRDARPAVVVVSGSLPPGLDEAVVARLLDVAAQLGAATVLDTGGRSLLRTLEGLHDAGAPGPDVVKPNRPELAELLAVARTGSSDEQGAEEATDESVAEGAGVALLRRLGARTVVVSSGGAGLTLHPVDGPPLTARLPQPLTGHPTGAGDAAVAALAAGLRAGAPWADVAADAVARSAAAVLRPVAGEVDPADVARLRGQVVLDGA; translated from the coding sequence GTGACCCTCAACGCGGCGCTCGACGTGACCTACCGGGTGGCGCGGCTCCGCGCGGGCACGAGCCACCGGGTCGAGGAGGTGCTCGAGCGGGCCGGGGGCAAGGGCGTCAACGTCGCCGCGGTCCTGCACGGGAGCGGGGTCCCCGTCCTCGCCACGGGCCTGCTGGCGGGGGAGGCCGGCCGCCGGGTCCGGGCCGACCTCGATGCCCGGGGTGTGCCGCACCGGTTCGTCGACGTGCCGGGGGAGACCCGGCGCACGCTCACCGTCGTCGAGGGCGCCGGCGGGACGGGCGACGCGACGGCGCTCAACGAGCCCGGTCCCGTCGTGGGCCCGTCCGACGCCGCCCGGGCCCTCGACGAGCTCGCCGCGGTGCTGCGCGACGCGCGGCCGGCGGTCGTCGTCGTCTCCGGGTCGCTCCCGCCCGGTCTCGACGAGGCGGTCGTCGCCCGGCTGCTGGACGTGGCCGCGCAGCTCGGCGCGGCGACGGTCCTCGACACCGGCGGGAGGTCGCTCCTGCGCACCCTCGAGGGGCTCCACGACGCCGGCGCCCCCGGCCCCGACGTCGTCAAGCCCAACCGGCCCGAGCTCGCCGAGCTGCTCGCCGTCGCGCGCACCGGCTCGAGCGACGAGCAGGGCGCCGAGGAGGCCACGGACGAGAGCGTCGCCGAGGGGGCGGGCGTCGCCCTGCTCCGCCGGCTCGGGGCCCGGACCGTCGTCGTGTCCTCCGGGGGTGCCGGGCTCACGCTGCACCCCGTCGACGGCCCTCCGCTCACCGCCCGGCTGCCGCAGCCGCTCACCGGCCACCCGACGGGCGCGGGCGACGCCGCGGTCGCGGCCCTCGCGGCCGGGCTGCGCGCGGGCGCGCCGTGGGCCGACGTCGCCGCCGACGCCGTCGCCCGGTCCGCCGCCGCGGTCCTGCGCCCGGTCGCCGGCGAGGTCGACCCGGCCGACGTGGCCCGGCTGCGCGGCCAGGTCGTGCTCGACGGTGCCTGA
- a CDS encoding universal stress protein: MADLRPVPPFLVVGVSRSGSTQALRWAADECRHRGARLVAVRAWRPASGPGTSGSHPSLTTYDATQDEADGRAALERDVAAALGDDAAAAVPGGLECRLVHGGRRKVLVKAARGAELLVLDAPRRTDLSVGPMFAHRLVYTAPCPVVVMPPDVAGTAPTPLARAGRHLAENVARAAATAGRPGVRPPVTGG, encoded by the coding sequence ATGGCCGACCTGCGACCCGTACCCCCGTTCCTCGTCGTCGGCGTCAGCCGCAGCGGCTCGACGCAGGCGCTGCGCTGGGCCGCCGACGAGTGCCGCCACCGCGGGGCCCGCCTCGTCGCCGTCCGGGCGTGGCGGCCCGCCTCGGGACCGGGCACCAGCGGCTCCCACCCCAGCCTGACGACGTACGACGCCACGCAGGACGAGGCGGACGGGCGGGCCGCCCTCGAGCGGGACGTGGCCGCCGCCCTCGGCGACGACGCCGCGGCCGCGGTCCCCGGCGGGCTCGAGTGCCGGCTGGTCCACGGCGGCCGCCGCAAGGTGCTGGTCAAGGCGGCCCGGGGCGCGGAGCTCCTCGTCCTCGACGCCCCCCGCCGCACCGACCTCAGCGTCGGACCGATGTTCGCCCACCGGCTGGTCTACACGGCACCATGCCCCGTCGTCGTCATGCCGCCGGACGTCGCCGGCACCGCCCCGACCCCGCTGGCCCGGGCCGGACGGCACCTCGCCGAGAACGTCGCCCGCGCCGCTGCCACGGCGGGCCGTCCGGGCGTGCGCCCGCCCGTCACCGGCGGATGA
- a CDS encoding formylglycine-generating enzyme family protein encodes MTSGCCTPGRDPGEHASPARTTPGPRTTRLPGPGTGRLSTPAALTAALDRGDVAPGAPPDDLVTVPAGSFRMGTDDPVAFAADGEGPARTVTTSAYRIGATAVSVERFAAFVAATGYVTEAEVFGWSFVFAGLLAPSARADVLDGGVPGAPWWRRVRGACWSAPEGPGSHVGERADHPVVHVSWHDATAYAAWVGGRLPTEAEWERAARGGLEGATYPWGEELEPGGRHRMNVWQGVFPGHDTGADGYVGTAPVTAYEPNGLGLWNTSGNTWEWTADWFSPRWHRPERPATRQDPRGPSVGPGRVVRGGSYLCHASYCHRYRVSARTSSTPESSLGHTGFRVAVDAS; translated from the coding sequence ATGACGTCCGGCTGCTGCACCCCCGGCCGCGACCCGGGCGAGCACGCCTCCCCCGCCCGTACGACGCCCGGCCCGCGCACCACCCGCCTGCCCGGCCCCGGGACCGGGCGACTCTCGACACCGGCCGCGCTCACCGCCGCGCTGGACCGCGGTGACGTCGCCCCCGGCGCACCGCCCGACGACCTGGTGACCGTCCCTGCCGGGTCGTTCCGGATGGGCACCGACGACCCGGTGGCCTTCGCCGCCGACGGTGAGGGGCCGGCGCGGACGGTGACGACGTCGGCGTACCGCATCGGGGCCACCGCGGTGAGCGTCGAGAGGTTCGCGGCGTTCGTCGCGGCCACCGGCTACGTCACCGAGGCCGAGGTCTTCGGCTGGTCCTTCGTCTTCGCGGGGCTGCTGGCGCCCTCGGCGCGCGCGGACGTCCTCGACGGCGGCGTGCCCGGCGCCCCGTGGTGGCGCCGGGTCCGCGGGGCCTGCTGGTCGGCGCCCGAGGGACCCGGCTCGCACGTCGGGGAGCGCGCCGACCACCCGGTCGTCCACGTCTCCTGGCACGACGCGACCGCCTACGCGGCCTGGGTGGGGGGCCGGCTGCCCACCGAGGCCGAGTGGGAGCGCGCGGCCCGGGGCGGGCTCGAGGGCGCGACGTACCCCTGGGGGGAGGAGCTCGAGCCCGGCGGTCGGCACCGGATGAACGTCTGGCAGGGTGTGTTCCCGGGACACGACACCGGAGCCGACGGGTACGTCGGGACGGCCCCGGTGACGGCGTACGAGCCGAACGGGCTCGGGCTGTGGAACACCTCCGGCAACACCTGGGAGTGGACGGCCGACTGGTTCTCGCCCCGCTGGCACCGGCCCGAGCGGCCGGCCACCCGGCAGGACCCGCGCGGGCCGTCGGTCGGCCCCGGCCGGGTCGTGCGCGGCGGGTCCTACCTGTGCCACGCGTCGTACTGCCACCGCTACCGCGTCTCGGCGCGCACGTCGAGCACCCCCGAGTCCTCGTTGGGGCACACCGGGTTCCGGGTCGCGGTCGACGCGTCGTAA
- a CDS encoding ROK family protein produces MPSVPSVRVVAAVDIGGTLTKAALVDEGLLEVTRVSVPTPPDVAHDLGAHVSAVVDRLLVGATAAGRAVEAVGCGVVVPGLVDERAGVGLLSVNLGWRDLPIGDLVGVATGLPTVVGHDVRAGLVAETRLGAARGARHALFVPLGTGIAGALMVDGHVLTGGGWAGELGHVPVDPDGPPCPCGATGCLEVLASASAVSRAYRERTGRPAEAREVAARVEAGEPDAVAVWSVAVSALARAVLATVTITGVDLVLVGGGLAQSGETLLAPLRREIDARRTFQRPPRVVHAALGDRAGCLGAACLAWDAARSAVAVG; encoded by the coding sequence GTGCCGTCCGTGCCATCGGTGCGGGTCGTCGCCGCGGTCGACATCGGCGGCACGCTGACCAAGGCGGCGCTCGTCGACGAGGGGCTGCTCGAGGTGACCCGCGTCAGCGTGCCGACGCCGCCCGACGTCGCCCACGACCTCGGCGCCCACGTCTCGGCCGTCGTGGACCGGCTGCTCGTCGGGGCGACCGCGGCGGGTCGGGCGGTCGAGGCCGTGGGGTGCGGCGTCGTCGTCCCCGGTCTCGTCGACGAGCGCGCCGGCGTGGGGCTGCTCTCGGTCAACCTCGGCTGGCGCGACCTGCCCATCGGCGACCTCGTCGGCGTGGCGACCGGGCTGCCCACGGTCGTCGGCCACGACGTGCGGGCGGGTCTCGTCGCCGAGACCCGGCTCGGGGCCGCGCGGGGCGCCCGGCACGCGCTCTTCGTCCCGCTCGGCACCGGCATCGCCGGCGCCCTCATGGTCGACGGCCACGTCCTCACCGGGGGCGGCTGGGCCGGCGAGCTCGGTCACGTCCCCGTCGACCCCGACGGCCCCCCGTGCCCCTGCGGGGCGACCGGCTGCCTCGAGGTGCTCGCCTCGGCCTCGGCCGTGTCGCGGGCGTACCGCGAGCGCACCGGTCGTCCCGCGGAGGCCCGCGAGGTGGCCGCCCGCGTCGAGGCGGGGGAGCCGGACGCCGTCGCGGTCTGGTCCGTGGCGGTCTCGGCCCTCGCCCGGGCGGTGCTGGCGACGGTGACCATCACCGGCGTCGACCTGGTCCTCGTCGGCGGCGGCCTCGCCCAGAGCGGCGAGACGCTGCTCGCGCCGCTGCGCCGCGAGATCGACGCCCGGCGCACCTTCCAGCGACCGCCGCGGGTCGTGCACGCCGCGCTCGGCGACCGCGCCGGCTGCCTCGGGGCCGCGTGCCTGGCCTGGGACGCCGCGCGGTCCGCGGTCGCCGTCGGGTGA
- a CDS encoding DeoR/GlpR family DNA-binding transcription regulator gives MTTGERDRAPRWSTLLALLAERGRLGVGEAAQALEVSPATVRRDFNDLAAQQLVTRTHGGVVATAVAYDLPTRYKSDPDSPRTRVAAAAADRLPLGGVVGFNGGTTTTATVRHLLSRPGVADGSAGTTTVVTNALNIATELVLRPGVRCVSLGGVARAESYELTGSVAVEVMEQLWVDDLVLGVGGVDARSGATCRHDDEAGVNAAMVRRAARVHVVATGDKVGRTVFARICAVDAVTTLVTDDTAPAGALDALRDRGVEVVLA, from the coding sequence ATGACGACGGGTGAACGCGACCGGGCCCCCCGCTGGAGCACCCTGCTCGCGCTGCTCGCCGAGCGCGGGCGGCTCGGCGTCGGCGAGGCGGCGCAGGCCCTCGAGGTCTCGCCCGCGACCGTCCGCCGCGACTTCAACGACCTCGCGGCCCAGCAGCTCGTGACCCGGACCCACGGGGGCGTGGTCGCCACCGCCGTCGCCTACGACCTGCCGACCCGCTACAAGAGCGACCCCGACTCGCCGAGGACGCGGGTCGCCGCGGCGGCCGCGGACCGGCTGCCGCTCGGCGGGGTCGTCGGGTTCAACGGCGGGACGACGACGACCGCGACCGTGCGGCACCTGCTCTCCCGCCCCGGCGTCGCCGACGGGTCCGCCGGGACGACGACGGTGGTGACCAACGCCCTCAACATCGCCACCGAGCTCGTGCTGCGACCCGGCGTGCGCTGCGTGAGCCTCGGCGGCGTGGCCCGCGCGGAGTCCTACGAGCTGACCGGGTCGGTCGCCGTCGAGGTGATGGAGCAGCTGTGGGTCGACGACCTCGTGCTCGGCGTCGGAGGCGTCGACGCCCGGTCGGGGGCGACCTGCCGGCACGACGACGAGGCCGGGGTCAACGCGGCCATGGTCCGCCGGGCCGCGCGGGTGCACGTCGTCGCGACCGGCGACAAGGTCGGCCGCACCGTCTTCGCGCGGATCTGCGCGGTCGACGCGGTGACGACCCTCGTCACGGACGACACCGCTCCGGCCGGCGCCCTCGACGCCCTGCGGGACAGGGGCGTCGAGGTCGTGCTCGCCTAG
- a CDS encoding DUF5107 domain-containing protein, with product MTATSTLTVAPLTLPTARLGPPNPLPPVTGASALDLHAHVAAGDGVDAAMRERMAYGRVTGLAPYLLQDDYGRDRVPFEHPALVLENEVLRATVLPGLGGRLVSLLHRPSGRELLHANPVVQPGNLALRDAWVAGGTEWNLGTTGHSPLTCAPLHAGLVEGPGGEPVLRLWELERLRGLVQQLDLWLPAGSPVLVVAVRVRNPRDVEVPLYWWSNTAVPETDDVRVVAPARAAWHLGEDRVLARVPVPGQGDTTYPARSPRAADWFFDVGDERRPYVAALDAEGRGLVQTSTAPLRGRKLFVWGRGRGGDRWQEWLSPQGGRYLEIQAGVAATQLEHVPLAARSSLAWVETYGLGEVDPAAVHGGWDAARAAVAADVQRLAPDAWLAERAVEADALADRAPQRLLHAGSGWGALEEQRRSAAGRPRLAGAGTPFLGALFPGTVLGPEQDPWTALLASGRLPDHDPSLAPASYVVGPDWAPLLERAVRPAARPGWVAWLHAGVARWEAGDRLGAVTAWHRSLDAADQPWAHRLLAVAHRVAGDVAGALASYDAAERSAPGLRPLVVEHLRLLVAEGAHDPGHDDAVRRLVDALPADVAAHPEVALLDAVAAVRRGDTARARRTLHPGFVWPGLREGVTALGEVWGDLVARELADREGVPVDDDVRRRALAADPVPRELDFRMAADVGAT from the coding sequence ATGACCGCGACCTCGACCCTCACCGTCGCCCCGCTGACCCTGCCGACCGCCCGGCTGGGCCCGCCGAACCCGCTCCCGCCCGTCACCGGGGCCTCGGCGCTCGACCTGCACGCGCACGTCGCGGCGGGCGACGGCGTGGACGCGGCCATGCGCGAGCGGATGGCGTACGGACGGGTGACCGGGCTGGCGCCGTACCTCCTGCAGGACGACTACGGACGCGACCGCGTGCCGTTCGAGCACCCCGCGCTCGTCCTCGAGAACGAGGTGCTGCGCGCGACCGTGCTCCCGGGGCTGGGTGGGCGGCTGGTCTCGCTCCTGCACCGGCCCAGCGGGCGGGAGCTGCTGCACGCCAACCCTGTCGTGCAGCCGGGCAACCTGGCCCTGCGCGACGCGTGGGTGGCCGGCGGCACGGAGTGGAACCTCGGCACGACCGGTCACTCGCCGCTCACCTGCGCGCCGCTGCACGCGGGGCTGGTCGAGGGGCCCGGCGGCGAGCCGGTGCTGCGGCTGTGGGAGCTCGAGCGGCTGCGCGGGCTCGTCCAGCAGCTCGACCTGTGGCTGCCCGCCGGCTCCCCCGTCCTGGTCGTCGCGGTCCGGGTCCGCAACCCCCGTGACGTCGAGGTGCCCCTCTACTGGTGGTCCAACACCGCCGTCCCCGAGACCGACGACGTGCGCGTCGTCGCACCGGCCCGGGCCGCCTGGCACCTCGGCGAGGACCGGGTGCTGGCGCGGGTGCCGGTGCCCGGGCAGGGCGACACGACGTACCCGGCGCGCAGCCCGCGCGCCGCCGACTGGTTCTTCGACGTGGGTGACGAGCGGCGCCCTTACGTCGCCGCGCTCGACGCCGAGGGGCGCGGCCTCGTCCAGACCTCGACCGCGCCGCTGCGCGGTCGCAAGCTGTTCGTCTGGGGCCGTGGCCGGGGCGGGGACCGGTGGCAGGAGTGGCTCTCCCCGCAGGGCGGCCGCTACCTCGAGATCCAGGCCGGCGTGGCCGCGACCCAGCTCGAGCACGTCCCGCTCGCGGCCCGCTCGAGCCTGGCGTGGGTCGAGACCTACGGTCTGGGCGAGGTGGACCCGGCCGCGGTGCACGGCGGCTGGGACGCCGCCCGCGCGGCGGTGGCGGCCGACGTGCAGCGCCTCGCGCCGGACGCGTGGCTCGCCGAGCGGGCCGTGGAGGCCGACGCCCTGGCCGACCGGGCTCCGCAGCGGCTGCTGCACGCCGGGTCCGGGTGGGGTGCGCTGGAGGAGCAGCGTCGGTCCGCCGCGGGGCGGCCGCGGCTCGCCGGCGCCGGCACCCCGTTCCTGGGCGCCCTGTTCCCGGGCACCGTCCTCGGACCCGAGCAGGACCCGTGGACGGCGCTGCTCGCGTCCGGGCGGCTGCCGGACCACGACCCGTCGCTCGCGCCGGCGTCGTACGTCGTCGGGCCGGACTGGGCGCCGCTGCTCGAGCGCGCCGTGCGTCCCGCGGCCCGGCCCGGCTGGGTCGCCTGGCTGCACGCCGGGGTGGCGCGGTGGGAGGCGGGTGACCGGCTGGGTGCCGTCACCGCCTGGCACCGCTCGCTCGACGCCGCCGACCAGCCGTGGGCGCACCGGCTGCTCGCCGTCGCGCACCGGGTCGCGGGCGACGTCGCCGGCGCCCTCGCGTCGTACGACGCCGCCGAGCGCAGCGCCCCGGGCCTGCGGCCGCTGGTCGTCGAGCACCTGCGGCTGCTCGTCGCCGAGGGCGCGCACGATCCCGGGCACGACGACGCCGTACGGCGCCTCGTCGACGCCCTGCCCGCCGACGTCGCGGCGCACCCCGAGGTGGCCCTGCTCGACGCCGTCGCCGCGGTGCGGCGCGGGGACACCGCGCGGGCGCGGCGGACGCTGCACCCCGGGTTCGTCTGGCCGGGGCTGCGCGAGGGCGTCACCGCGCTCGGTGAGGTGTGGGGCGACCTCGTCGCGCGCGAGCTGGCCGACCGGGAGGGCGTGCCCGTCGACGACGACGTCCGCCGGCGTGCCCTCGCCGCCGACCCGGTGCCGCGCGAGCTCGACTTCCGGATGGCTGCCGACGTCGGGGCGACCTAG
- a CDS encoding MFS transporter codes for MSVAAVDPGPVRSLVPARMDRLPWTRFHWSVVVGLGVSWILDGLEIQLVAANGYAADLGMSAAEVGLTGTIYLIGQVVGALTFGRLTDKLGRKKLFILTLAIYLIGSGIAGLSPNMWFLWVFRFVAGLGIGGEYTAINSAIDELIPSKYRGRVDIAVNGTYWGGALLGAIASSWLLNPDNVSESWGWRIGFFIGPVMGLVIIFLRRHIPESPRWLVTHGRSEEADRTVDEIERRVESEGATLTPVPKERAMLVKAHESVPFRQLLDVFLHKYPRRTFLGLTMMITQSFLYNAIFFTYALVLENFYGISKSGTSVYFYPFAVGNLLGPLLLGHLFDTIGRRRMIFATYSIAGAVLLVSAFLFHNGTLSATTHTVFWCVSFFFASAGASAAYLTVSEIFPLEVRGQAISYFFAIGQGAGALAPTIYGLLIGDGKDRTPLFWGYVLGSVIMVVGGVVAWFYGIDAEGKGLEDIADPLSKVDDDAATQAA; via the coding sequence ATGAGCGTCGCCGCCGTCGATCCCGGCCCCGTCCGCAGTCTCGTCCCCGCGCGGATGGACCGGCTGCCCTGGACCCGGTTCCACTGGTCCGTCGTCGTCGGTCTGGGGGTGTCCTGGATCCTCGACGGCCTGGAGATCCAGCTCGTCGCCGCCAACGGCTACGCCGCCGACCTCGGCATGAGCGCCGCCGAGGTGGGCCTGACCGGCACGATCTACCTCATCGGCCAGGTGGTCGGCGCGCTGACCTTCGGCCGCCTCACCGACAAGCTCGGCCGCAAGAAGCTCTTCATCCTCACCCTCGCCATCTACCTCATCGGCTCCGGCATCGCCGGCCTGTCTCCGAACATGTGGTTCCTGTGGGTGTTCCGCTTCGTCGCCGGTCTCGGCATCGGCGGCGAGTACACGGCGATCAACTCGGCCATCGACGAGCTCATCCCGAGCAAGTACCGCGGCCGCGTCGACATCGCCGTCAACGGGACCTACTGGGGCGGCGCGCTGCTCGGCGCCATCGCGAGCTCCTGGCTGCTCAACCCCGACAACGTGTCGGAGAGCTGGGGCTGGCGCATCGGCTTCTTCATCGGCCCGGTCATGGGCCTGGTCATCATCTTCCTGCGACGCCACATCCCCGAGTCCCCGCGCTGGCTCGTCACGCACGGGCGCAGCGAGGAGGCCGACCGGACCGTCGACGAGATCGAGCGGCGCGTGGAGTCCGAGGGCGCCACGCTGACGCCGGTGCCGAAGGAGCGCGCCATGCTCGTCAAGGCGCACGAGTCGGTGCCGTTCCGCCAGCTCCTCGACGTCTTCCTGCACAAGTACCCGCGACGCACGTTCCTCGGGCTGACGATGATGATCACGCAGTCCTTCCTCTACAACGCGATCTTCTTCACCTACGCCCTCGTGCTGGAGAACTTCTACGGCATCAGCAAGTCCGGCACGAGCGTGTACTTCTACCCGTTCGCCGTCGGCAACCTGCTCGGCCCGCTCCTGCTCGGTCACCTCTTCGACACCATCGGCCGGCGCCGGATGATCTTCGCGACCTACTCGATCGCGGGCGCCGTCCTGCTCGTCTCGGCGTTCCTCTTCCACAACGGCACGCTGAGCGCGACGACCCACACGGTGTTCTGGTGCGTGTCGTTCTTCTTCGCCTCGGCCGGCGCGTCCGCCGCCTACCTCACGGTGAGCGAGATCTTCCCGCTCGAGGTCCGCGGCCAGGCCATCTCGTACTTCTTCGCCATCGGCCAGGGCGCCGGCGCGCTCGCGCCGACGATCTACGGCCTGCTCATCGGCGACGGCAAGGACCGCACCCCGCTGTTCTGGGGCTACGTCCTCGGGTCGGTGATCATGGTCGTCGGCGGCGTGGTGGCGTGGTTCTACGGCATCGACGCCGAGGGCAAGGGGCTGGAGGACATCGCCGACCCGCTGTCGAAGGTCGACGACGACGCCGCGACGCAGGCGGCCTGA
- a CDS encoding ROK family transcriptional regulator yields the protein MAAARPQGVRDTTRLTERGERGGGADQASMRRTNLGLILRHLRDHGGQSRARVASETGLSKATLSSLIADLVDRGLVTEGELERGGSVGRPGLTLHVDGRHVAGLGLEINVDFLALTAVDLTGRVLVESTRPLDTAALPVAEVVEAAAELLTRATRSLRARGVRPVAVTVAVPGSIDPAAGRVMFAPNVGWRDVPLVRELTARLGRSAPPVVIENDAKLGAVAEHTLVAASGIDDLVYLTGDVGVGAGIIVEGHVLRGASGFAGEVGHIPLDPAGGACACGRRGCWETMVGLGAFLRLAADEGDPVRDPRRPLEERLGELHARAAGGDDRAVAAVDRVGRDLGVGLSVLVDLFDPRLVVLGGWFAYFRDALVPPLQATLAARALTDSVPHVTASDLGLAAASRGGAHLALGSVFRDPGGIDPPKPSSRPA from the coding sequence GTGGCAGCAGCGCGTCCGCAGGGGGTGCGGGACACCACCCGCCTGACCGAGCGCGGCGAGCGGGGCGGGGGCGCCGACCAGGCCTCGATGCGCCGGACCAACCTCGGGCTCATCCTGCGCCACCTGCGCGACCACGGCGGCCAGTCCCGCGCCCGGGTCGCCTCCGAGACCGGGCTGTCCAAGGCGACGCTCTCCAGCCTCATCGCCGACCTCGTCGACCGGGGACTGGTCACCGAGGGCGAGCTCGAGCGCGGCGGCAGCGTCGGCCGGCCCGGGCTGACCCTGCACGTCGACGGCCGGCACGTGGCCGGGCTCGGCCTCGAGATCAACGTCGACTTCCTCGCCCTCACGGCCGTCGACCTCACCGGGCGGGTGCTCGTCGAGTCGACCCGGCCGCTGGACACGGCCGCGCTGCCGGTCGCCGAGGTCGTCGAGGCCGCCGCCGAGCTGCTCACCCGGGCGACCCGGTCCCTGCGCGCCCGCGGGGTGCGGCCCGTCGCGGTGACCGTCGCGGTCCCGGGCAGCATCGACCCCGCGGCCGGCCGGGTGATGTTCGCCCCCAACGTCGGCTGGCGCGACGTCCCGCTCGTGCGCGAGCTGACCGCCCGCCTCGGACGCTCGGCCCCGCCCGTCGTCATCGAGAACGACGCCAAGCTCGGCGCGGTCGCCGAGCACACCCTCGTCGCGGCCTCGGGCATCGACGACCTCGTCTACCTCACCGGCGACGTCGGCGTCGGCGCCGGGATCATCGTCGAGGGGCACGTGCTGCGCGGCGCCTCGGGCTTCGCCGGCGAGGTCGGCCACATCCCGCTCGACCCGGCCGGCGGCGCCTGCGCCTGCGGCCGGCGCGGCTGCTGGGAGACGATGGTCGGCCTCGGCGCCTTCCTTCGGCTGGCGGCCGACGAGGGCGACCCGGTGCGTGACCCGCGGCGACCGCTGGAGGAGCGGCTCGGCGAGCTGCACGCCCGCGCCGCCGGCGGCGACGACCGCGCCGTCGCGGCGGTCGACCGGGTCGGCCGCGACCTCGGGGTCGGCCTGTCGGTCCTCGTCGACCTCTTCGACCCGCGGCTGGTCGTCCTCGGCGGGTGGTTCGCCTACTTCCGTGACGCGCTCGTCCCGCCGCTGCAGGCGACGCTCGCCGCGCGCGCGCTCACCGACTCGGTCCCGCACGTCACCGCCTCCGACCTCGGCCTCGCCGCGGCCTCGCGCGGCGGCGCGCACCTGGCCCTCGGGTCGGTCTTCCGCGACCCCGGCGGGATCGACCCGCCGAAGCCGTCGAGCCGGCCGGCCTGA